In one Amaranthus tricolor cultivar Red isolate AtriRed21 chromosome 8, ASM2621246v1, whole genome shotgun sequence genomic region, the following are encoded:
- the LOC130820120 gene encoding uncharacterized protein LOC130820120 has protein sequence MEEYPEELRTPPVPLIALVGCPELHSTISSHLHSEKPPINTLALPDFDKISIFAKSKNSSDSSSPPAGIFKKDWLLKHRTKIPAVAVALFSSDHVSGDPAHWLQLSTLIDHLKAIIHTRTTKLVVVLVQSFSEDDLNEDLVVALRKRAELDSKYIISFSTRDSAVVKQSLNRLGSVLAELVHIYYREEGRRVRTRVDKKSFNSAELSIRCCFKVAVYAEFRRDWVEALKFYENAYHALREMVGTSTRLPAIQRLVEIKTLAEQLHFKISTLLLHGGKVVEAVLWFHQHYTSYRKLVGAAEATFLHWEWLSRQFLVFAELLETSLKNIPGFSEIVLGGKDQALTDLELHPAYYYQLASRYLMEKRSCLEIAISLWEVISENDGAAESVIPSSYVGQFARLLEQDHEELALQPLTDEEFIRYCINEGRRFQDSFEIIALLKRSHEMYTGLKDPRMASYCSFLIAKEYFSLGEIENAKQNFNAAVNLYRNESWATLLWEVLGYLRECARQEGSFKEFVEYSLEMAALPVTSGDCSAYKECGPAGPPCFQQREIIHKEIMRLVTGESEFASKVGDQKVRITKDSPLHIEVDHVSPLRVVLLASVAFHEQVVKPGMPTQFTLSLLSHLPLPFEIDALDIQFNQAECNFVIQNSQKASALTNLNNQAGYRVETAQALALSENRWLRLTYDVKSDRSGKLECISVIVRFGSYFTICCRAESPASMDDLTLWKLEECVESFPTKDPALAFSGQKVVQIEEPDAQVDLSVVAEGPALVGENFIVPVTISSKGHSVHSGELKINLVDTRGGGLVSPREFEPYSTESHHVELLGVSGPDVESSVTSSDSIRNIQHSFGLISVPVLNARESWSCKLEIKWHRPKPIMLFVSLSYTSESHDANMQKIHVHKSMQIEGQTPVIISHRMMSPFRRDALLLSRIKPIVDAEKSPTLPLDETSILVVTAKNCTEVPLRVLSITIEVDDNAVENSCNVFPASNQHADAVGPYIVVPGEEYKKVFSVIPLTNNSNVRLGTVCLKWMRDAGPLKQSVSEVMTKHKLPEAKVELSPLIVSLKCPPHAVLGDPFTYFIKIKNQTELLQEIKYSLVDSQSFVSSGSHNDNIFVLPKSVHVLNYKLVPLASGPQQLPRVTVTSLRYSATFEPSVTASTIFVFPVKPQLEMQTVESSAKSMIPAAD, from the exons ATGGAGGAATATCCAGAAGAGCTTCGAACACCACCAGTACCATTAATAGCTTTAGTAGGATGTCCAGAACTCCATTCAACAATCTCTTCTCATCTTCACTCTGAAAAACCTCCAATTAATACCCTTGCATTGCCCGATTTCGACAAGATCTCGATCTTCGCAAAAAGCAAAAATTCCAGTGATTCTTCGTCACCACCTGCGGGcattttcaagaaagattgGTTGTTGAAGCATCGTACTAAGATTCCCGCTGTGGCTGTTGCTTTGTTTTCATCTGATCATGTTTCAGGAGACCCTGCTCACTGGCTTCAACTCTCTACTCTTATTGATCACCTTAA AGCAATTATTCATACGAGGACTACCAAGTTGGTTGTGGTGTTGGTGCAATCATTTTCAGAAG ATGATTTGAACGAAGATCTTGTCGTCGCATTACGGAAACGTGCGGAATTGGATTCCAAGTACATTATTAGCTTCTCTACAAGAGATTCAGCTGTAGTGAAGCAGTCTCTTAACAG GTTGGGAAGTGTGTTGGCAGAATTAGTTCACATTTATTATCGGGAAGAAGGAAGACGTGTCAGGACACGTGTTGATAAAAAAAGCTTTAACTCTGCAGAATTGAGCATACGTTGTTGCTTTAAg GTTGCTGTATATGCAGAGTTTCGTAGGGATTGGGTTGAAGCATTAAAATTTTACGAGAATGCATATCATGCATTGAGAGag ATGGTTGGAACATCTACCAGGTTGCCTGCAATACAACGCTTAGTAGAGATAAAAACACTCGCAGAACAATTGCATTTCAAGATCTCAACTTTATTACTGCATGGTGGAAAAGTTGTAGAAGCAGTTTTGTGGTTCCACCAACATTATACTTCTTACCGGAAGCTTGTTGGAGCTGCTGAAGCTACTTTTCTTCACTGGGAATGGCTAAGCAGACAGTTTTTGGTCTTTGCTGAGCTGCTGGAAAcaagtttaaaaaatattccAGGCTTCTCTGAGATTGTTTTGGGTGGTAAAGATCAGGCTCTGACTGACCTTGAACTTCACCCAGCTTATTATTATCAG CTGGCATCTCGCTATTTAATGGAGAAGAGATCTTGCTTGGAAATTGCTATTTCCTTGTGGGAGGTAATAAGTGAGAATGATGGTGCTGCTGAATCAGTCATACCTTCTAGTTATGTTGGACAGTTTGCACGATTACTGGAACAAGATCATGAGGAGTTAGCCTTGCAACC TCTGACAGATGAAGAGTTTATCCGCTATTGTATTAACGAAGGGAGAAGATTCCAAGATTCTTTTGAAATCATCGCTCTTCTGAAAAGGTCTCATGAAATGTATACAGGCTTAAAAGATCCCCGGATGGCATCGTATTGCAGTTTTCTAATTGCTAAAGAATATTTTTCTCTGGGTGAAATAGaaaatgcaaaacaaaacttTAATGCTGCTGTGAATTTATATAGAAATGAGAGTTGGGCAACCTTACTATGGGAAGTCTTGGGTTATTTGCGTGAGTGCGCAAGGCAAGAAGGTTCCTTTAAAGAATTTGTTGAATATTCCCTTGAGATGGCTGCACTGCCCGTTACATCTGGAGATTGTTCTGCCTATAAAGAATGTGGCCCAGCTGGTCCTCCATGTTTTCAGCAGAGAGAGATAATTCACAAGGAGATTATGCGCCTTGTCACTGGAGAATCGGAGTTTGCGTCAAAGGTTGGTGATCAGAAAGTTAGGATAACTAAAGATTCTCCGCTTCACATTGAAGTTGATCATGTAAGCCCCCTAAGAGTGGTTCTACTTGCGTCGGTTGCATTTCATGAGCAAGTAGTTAAGCCAGGCATGCCTACTCAATTTACATTGTCACTATTGTCACATCTTCCTCTCCCTTTCGAGATTGATGCGTTAGACATCCAGTTCAATCAAGCAGAATGTAATTTTGTCATACAGAATTCTCAAAAAGCTTCAGCACTCACTAACTTGAACAATCAAGCGGGTTATCGAGTAGAGACTGCTCAAGCTTTGGCTCTTTCTGAAAATAGATGGCTAAGGCTGACCTATGATGTTAAATCTG ATCGAAGCGGAAAACTTGAATGCATATCTGTCATTGTAAGGTTTGGATCATACTTCACCATCTGCTGCAGAGCTGAAAGCCCTGCCTCAATGGATGATTTAACGCTTTGGAAACTCGAAGAGTGCGTTGAGAGTTTCCCTACCAAGGATCCTGCTTTAGCTTTCTCTGGTCAAAAGGTGGTCCAAATTGAAGAACCTGATGCACAAGTTGATCTGAGTGTGGTTGCTGAAGGTCCTGCATTGGTTGGTGAAAACTTCATTGTTCCAGTCACGATTTCTTCGAAGGGTCATTCTGTTCACTCCGgtgaattgaaaataaacctGGTAGACACAAGAGGAGGTGGGCTGGTAAGTCCAAGGGAATTTGAGCCATATTCGACAGAAAGTCATCATGTTGAACTTCTTGGAGTTTCTGGACCAGATGTTGAAAGTTCTGTTACTAGCTCTGACAGTATCAGAAACATTCAACATTCATTTGGTTTGATATCTGTTCCAGTTTTGAACGCCAGAGAATCTTGGTCCTGTAAATTAGAAATCAAATGGCATAGGCCAAAGCCGATCATGTTATTTGTTTCGTTGAGCTACACATCTGAGAGTCATGATGCTAATATGCAAAAAATTCATGTTCACAAGAGCATGCAGATTGAAGGTCAGACTCCTGTTATTATCAGTCATCGTATGATGTCGCCATTTCGACGTGATGCATTATTACTTTCCAGAATTAAACCCATTGTTGATGCTGAAAAGTCCCCAACCTTGCCACTGGATGAAACAAGTATACTTGTAGTCACTGCTAAAAATTGCACCGAGGTGCCATTAAGGGTATTATCAATTACTATTGAAGTAGATGATAATGCCGTGGAAAACTCATGTAATGTGTTTCCAGCAAGCAATCAACATGCGGATGCTGTAGGACCCTATATTGTGGTGCCAGGCGAAGAGTATAAGAAAGTCTTTTCCGTCATTCCTCTGACTAATAATTCAAACGTGAGGCTTGGTACAGTATGTCTTAAATGGATGAGAGATGCAGGGCCTCTGAAGCAGAGTGTTTCTGAGGTAATGACCAAACATAAACTTCCCGaagcaaaggttgaattatctCCTCTGATTGTGAGCTTGAAATGTCCACCTCATGCTGTCCTTGGAGACCCCTTCACCTActtcattaaaattaagaatcaaACAGAGTTACTTCAGGAGATCAAGTATTCATTAGTGGATTCACAGAGCTTTGTTTCATCTGGATCCCACAATGATAATATATTTGTCTTGCCAAAATCTGTGCATGTTCTGAACTACAAACTTGTTCCACTAGCCTCTGGTCCGCAGCAGTTGCCTAGAGTCACTGTGACATCCCTGAGATATTCGGCTACATTTGAACCTTCAGTCACTGCTTCTACTATTTTTGTGTTCCCTGTAAAGCCTCAGTTGGAGATGCAAACGGTGGAAAGTAGCGCAAAATCTATGATACCTGCAGCTGATTAG
- the LOC130821638 gene encoding uncharacterized protein LOC130821638 — protein sequence MNTPTYSITKVYNDIRGGGNRVGWHHFVWSKLTIHRSRFIAWLAFNNRLKTKHRLKLTEIVESDTCSICYLESETLNHIFFQCRFSQECVAYLKERYETNNTIETLEDTLKRNQMGRQKRRQFEAILCNLIYAIWSARDEALWSHKVPMVKLVVDNVIDTSETKFKFSASLRFDST from the coding sequence ATGAACACACCTACATACTCTATTACAAAAGTCTACAATGACATCAGGGGAGGAGGTAATAGAGTCGGATGGCACCACTTTGTTTGGAGTAAATTAACCATACACAGAAGTAGATTCATAGCTTGGTTAGCCTTCAACAACCGTCTGAAAACAAAACATCGACTAAAGCTTACTGAAATTGTTGAGTCTGACACATGCTCGATCTGCTATTTAGAGAGTGAAACACTGAACCATATCTTCTTCCAATGCCGCTTTAGCCAGGAATGTGTAGCTTATCTAAAGGAGCGATATGAGACCAACAACACAATAGAGACTCTGGAGGATACACTGAAGAGGAACCAAATGGGGCGCCAAAAAAGAAGACAATTTGAGGCCATTCTTTGCAACCTCATCTATGCAATATGGAGTGCAAGAGACGAAGCCTTGTGGAGCCACAAAGTACCAATGGTGAAATTGGTGGTGGACAACGTCATAGACACTTCGGAGACCAAATTCAAGTTCTCAGCGTCATTGAGATTTGACTCAACGTGA